From Deferrisoma camini S3R1, the proteins below share one genomic window:
- a CDS encoding branched-chain amino acid ABC transporter permease, with amino-acid sequence MFSLAVVNGLVMGTIYALAALGVSLVVGIMNVINFAHGEFYILAGYFSYLFADALGWPVAAAMVAAVALVFAAGVLVEYLLIRPTYGNDMYSLILTFILSIVLQNAYLHIFGPYPKKPPNWVKGATNFFDQFYYGNQRLVALAAGAAVIGALFVLIKTTWFGRVVRATSQDREMAEMNGVNTVGVNLVSFGLGCALAGAAGVILSPIFPVTPTAGVAVALTSFVIVVLGGMGSLWGCVVGGLVIGLVESFGATYVSTGYKHLFDFVILLGVLLVRPSGLFGKPAA; translated from the coding sequence ATGTTCTCGCTCGCCGTCGTCAACGGCCTGGTGATGGGCACGATCTACGCCCTGGCGGCCCTGGGGGTGTCGCTGGTGGTGGGGATCATGAACGTGATCAACTTCGCCCACGGCGAGTTCTACATCCTGGCGGGCTACTTCAGCTACCTGTTCGCCGACGCCCTGGGGTGGCCCGTGGCGGCGGCCATGGTCGCGGCCGTGGCGCTGGTGTTCGCGGCCGGGGTGCTGGTGGAGTACCTGCTCATCCGGCCCACCTACGGCAACGACATGTACTCGCTCATCCTGACCTTCATCCTGTCCATCGTGCTCCAGAACGCGTACCTGCACATCTTCGGCCCCTACCCCAAGAAGCCCCCCAACTGGGTCAAGGGCGCCACCAACTTCTTCGACCAGTTCTACTACGGCAACCAGCGGCTGGTGGCCCTGGCGGCCGGGGCGGCGGTCATCGGGGCGCTGTTCGTGCTCATCAAGACCACCTGGTTCGGCCGGGTGGTGCGGGCCACGAGCCAGGACCGGGAGATGGCCGAGATGAACGGGGTGAACACCGTGGGGGTGAACCTGGTGAGCTTCGGGCTGGGCTGTGCCCTGGCCGGGGCGGCCGGGGTGATCCTGAGCCCCATCTTCCCGGTGACCCCCACCGCGGGGGTGGCGGTGGCCCTCACCTCGTTCGTGATCGTGGTGCTGGGGGGCATGGGCTCGCTGTGGGGGTGCGTGGTGGGCGGGCTGGTGATCGGGCTGGTGGAGAGCTTCGGCGCCACCTACGTGTCCACCGGATACAAGCACCTGTTCGACTTCGTGATCCTGCTCGGGGTGCTGCTGGTGCGGCCGTCGGGCCTGTTCGGAAAGCCCGCCGCATGA
- a CDS encoding branched-chain amino acid ABC transporter permease: MKRLRWRWWIGAAAFVAVPFGLDSYALHVAITCLFYAMMATSWNLIAGYTGQVSFAHAAFAGIGAYTSGLLAVKAGVPPWIGIAVGTAAAGAFGLMLGVLCLRMGGIYLSLATLAFSEILSIVVQNEYEVTRGTMGLQIPGLLPTYSKLSYYFVFLAAAVGTVWLVVRLIRSDLGLSFRAVQNDEAAAAASGVDVVRIRVLAFTVSSALAGLAGGLFGHYLLLITPTLLSLDQMFLVLAMAVIGGLGSLWGPVAGAFFLEILSEYIRAWGEYHVLAFGLVALVVARFAPDGLAGLARAVRKGPPAPGRPAPAAGGRS; the protein is encoded by the coding sequence GTGAAACGCCTCCGTTGGCGCTGGTGGATCGGGGCCGCCGCGTTCGTGGCCGTGCCGTTCGGCCTCGACAGCTACGCGCTGCACGTCGCCATCACCTGCCTGTTCTACGCGATGATGGCCACCAGCTGGAACCTGATCGCCGGATACACCGGCCAGGTGTCGTTCGCCCACGCCGCGTTCGCCGGCATCGGCGCCTACACCTCGGGGCTCCTGGCCGTGAAGGCCGGGGTGCCGCCCTGGATCGGGATCGCCGTGGGCACGGCCGCGGCCGGGGCGTTCGGCTTGATGCTCGGGGTGCTGTGCCTGCGGATGGGGGGCATCTACCTGTCCCTGGCCACCCTCGCGTTCTCCGAGATCCTGTCGATCGTGGTCCAGAACGAGTACGAGGTCACGCGGGGAACCATGGGCCTCCAGATCCCGGGGCTGCTCCCCACCTACTCGAAGCTCAGCTACTACTTCGTGTTCCTGGCCGCGGCCGTGGGCACGGTGTGGCTGGTGGTGCGGCTGATCCGCTCGGACCTGGGTCTCAGCTTCCGGGCCGTGCAGAACGACGAGGCCGCGGCCGCGGCCAGCGGGGTGGACGTGGTGCGGATCCGCGTCCTGGCGTTCACGGTGTCGAGCGCCCTGGCCGGGCTTGCCGGCGGTCTGTTCGGGCACTACCTGCTCCTCATCACCCCGACCCTCCTGTCCCTCGACCAGATGTTCCTGGTGCTGGCCATGGCGGTGATCGGGGGGCTGGGCTCCCTGTGGGGGCCGGTGGCCGGGGCGTTCTTCCTGGAGATCCTCTCCGAGTACATCCGGGCGTGGGGCGAGTACCACGTGCTGGCGTTCGGCCTGGTGGCCCTGGTGGTCGCCCGGTTCGCGCCGGACGGCCTCGCAGGGCTCGCGCGGGCGGTGCGCAAGGGCCCGCCCGCCCCGGGGAGGCCGGCGCCGGCCGCCGGGGGGAGGAGCTGA
- a CDS encoding ABC transporter ATP-binding protein yields MPILVGRGLGKSFGGVTALDGVDFALEAGQITGLIGPNGAGKTTLFNVVAGALRPTAGKVLLDGTDITGWRPNRICRSGVARTFQITRPFADMTCLENVGVAVVNRRHPPAGGWEDEAAALLETVGLGGRAATRAGQLNLIEKKKLEMARALASNPRVLLLDEVLGGLNTAEIGQAVDLILRLREEVGVTVFWIEHIMGAIMRAADRIIVLDQGRKLMEGTPEEVAHDPRVIQAYLGHS; encoded by the coding sequence ATGCCGATCCTGGTCGGTAGGGGGCTCGGCAAATCGTTCGGCGGGGTCACCGCGCTCGACGGCGTGGACTTCGCCCTGGAGGCGGGCCAGATCACGGGGCTCATCGGCCCCAACGGCGCGGGCAAAACCACCCTGTTCAACGTGGTCGCCGGGGCCCTGAGGCCCACGGCCGGCAAGGTGCTCCTCGACGGCACTGACATCACGGGTTGGAGGCCCAACCGGATCTGCCGGTCCGGCGTCGCCCGCACCTTCCAGATCACCCGACCGTTCGCGGACATGACCTGCCTCGAGAACGTGGGCGTGGCCGTGGTGAACCGCCGGCACCCCCCGGCCGGGGGGTGGGAGGACGAGGCCGCCGCCCTCCTGGAGACCGTGGGCCTCGGGGGCCGGGCGGCGACCCGGGCGGGCCAGCTCAACCTGATCGAGAAGAAGAAGCTCGAGATGGCCCGGGCCCTCGCCTCGAACCCCCGGGTTCTGCTCCTGGACGAGGTGCTGGGGGGCTTGAACACGGCCGAGATCGGCCAGGCCGTGGACCTGATCCTGCGGCTCCGGGAGGAGGTGGGGGTCACCGTGTTCTGGATCGAGCACATCATGGGGGCCATCATGCGGGCCGCCGACCGGATCATCGTGCTGGACCAGGGCCGGAAGCTCATGGAGGGCACCCCCGAGGAGGTGGCCCACGACCCCAGGGTGATCCAGGCCTACCTCGGGCACAGCTGA
- a CDS encoding ABC transporter ATP-binding protein, whose product MLEVAGVDVFRGESQVLWDVSLRVGPGERVAVLGSNGAGKSTLIAAILGAVRPSRGDIRFRGQSLVGKRPYQVARMGIAIVPEGRRVYRDMTVYENLEMGAYPLRARAALRESMDRVFSLFPVLAERRSQSAGSLSGGQQQMLAIGRALMSRPEFLIVDELSLGLAPLVTQEIFAALDSLGEGITVMLVEQNVEMALRHSQRAYVLESGRVAREGRSADLADDPEIRRAYLGL is encoded by the coding sequence ATGCTGGAAGTGGCGGGCGTGGACGTGTTCCGGGGGGAGAGCCAGGTCCTGTGGGACGTGTCGCTGCGGGTGGGACCCGGCGAGCGGGTGGCCGTGCTCGGCAGCAACGGCGCCGGCAAGAGCACGCTGATCGCGGCGATCCTGGGCGCCGTGCGGCCCAGCCGGGGAGACATCCGGTTCCGGGGCCAGAGCCTGGTGGGGAAACGGCCGTACCAGGTGGCCCGGATGGGCATCGCCATCGTGCCGGAGGGCCGGCGGGTGTACCGGGACATGACCGTGTACGAGAACCTGGAGATGGGCGCCTACCCGCTCCGGGCGAGGGCCGCGCTCCGCGAGTCCATGGACCGGGTGTTCTCCCTGTTCCCGGTGTTGGCGGAGCGCCGCAGCCAGAGCGCCGGCTCCCTGTCGGGCGGCCAGCAGCAGATGCTGGCGATCGGCCGGGCCCTGATGAGCCGGCCCGAGTTCCTCATCGTGGACGAGCTGAGCCTGGGGCTCGCGCCCCTGGTGACCCAGGAGATCTTTGCGGCGCTCGACTCCCTGGGCGAGGGGATCACGGTGATGCTGGTGGAGCAGAACGTCGAGATGGCCCTGCGCCACTCCCAGCGGGCCTACGTGCTGGAGAGCGGCCGGGTGGCGAGGGAAGGCCGCTCCGCGGATCTCGCGGACGACCCGGAGATCCGGCGGGCGTACCTAGGGCTTTGA
- a CDS encoding aldehyde ferredoxin oxidoreductase family protein yields the protein MYGWHGKLLRVNLSRRTTSWEEIPPAVLKDYVGARGLGIRYLLDEVDPACDPLGPENKLIFSTGPLTGTRAPTGARYIVTTKSPLTGVLTCANSGGFFPAELRRTGVDAIVFEGCSDEPVYLWLSDGRAELRPARDLWGKTTHETTDALVAAHGPGTRVACIGPAGENRVRFASIMNDKDRAAGRSGVGAVMGAKNLKAVAVRGTTPVRLHDEEAFRSAVKRYLDRFHETYRDEPPPLRSYGTAVTVMGTQNVGVFPTRNFQTGQFEQWEALHGETLTQRFLVKPKACFSCPIACGRVTRVDEPGYEGEGEGPEYETVYSLGSDCGVADLAAVTKANYLCNELGLDTISMGATIACAMEMFEKGILTEAAVGMELRFGNARALVELTRMTAHREGFGDLLAEGSLRLATRFGHPELAVTARGQEFPGYDPRGEQGMGLAYATSPIGASHMRGDPAYIEILGVPTLIDPLEWKGKGELVAEWQNTFALIDAAGLCVFFTIRNLVTPDRHVRPTGILELLNAATGAGYTLEELERAGERIFNAERLFMIRAGSGGKDDTLPPRMLREPMPDGPAKGMVVHLSEMLEEYYRFRGWDAEGNPTPEKLRELGLG from the coding sequence ATGTACGGATGGCACGGAAAACTGCTTCGGGTGAACCTGAGCCGGAGGACGACCTCGTGGGAGGAGATCCCGCCCGCGGTGCTCAAGGACTACGTGGGCGCCCGGGGTCTGGGCATCCGCTACCTGCTGGACGAGGTGGACCCCGCCTGCGACCCCCTGGGCCCGGAGAACAAGCTGATCTTCTCCACCGGCCCCCTCACCGGCACCCGGGCGCCCACCGGGGCCCGGTACATCGTCACCACCAAGTCCCCGTTGACCGGCGTGCTCACCTGCGCCAACTCGGGGGGGTTCTTCCCTGCCGAGCTTCGGCGGACCGGGGTGGACGCGATCGTGTTCGAGGGCTGCTCGGACGAGCCGGTGTACCTGTGGCTGTCGGACGGCCGGGCCGAGCTGCGGCCGGCCCGCGACCTGTGGGGAAAGACGACCCACGAGACCACCGACGCCCTGGTCGCGGCCCACGGCCCGGGAACCCGGGTGGCCTGCATCGGCCCCGCCGGCGAGAACCGGGTGCGGTTCGCGTCGATCATGAACGACAAGGACCGGGCCGCCGGCCGGTCGGGCGTGGGGGCGGTGATGGGGGCCAAGAACCTCAAGGCCGTGGCGGTCCGGGGGACTACCCCGGTCCGCCTCCACGACGAGGAGGCCTTCCGGTCCGCGGTGAAGCGCTACCTGGACCGGTTCCACGAGACCTACCGAGACGAGCCCCCGCCCCTGCGCAGCTACGGCACCGCGGTCACCGTGATGGGCACCCAGAACGTGGGCGTGTTCCCCACCCGGAACTTCCAGACGGGCCAGTTCGAGCAGTGGGAGGCCCTCCACGGGGAGACCCTGACCCAGCGGTTCCTGGTGAAACCCAAGGCCTGCTTCTCGTGCCCGATCGCCTGCGGCCGGGTCACCCGGGTGGACGAGCCCGGGTACGAGGGCGAGGGGGAGGGCCCGGAGTACGAGACCGTCTACTCCCTGGGGAGCGACTGCGGGGTGGCCGACCTGGCCGCCGTGACCAAGGCCAACTACCTGTGCAACGAGCTCGGCCTCGACACCATCAGCATGGGCGCCACGATCGCCTGCGCCATGGAGATGTTCGAGAAGGGCATCCTGACCGAGGCCGCGGTGGGCATGGAGCTGCGCTTCGGCAACGCCCGGGCGCTGGTGGAGCTGACCCGGATGACCGCCCACCGGGAAGGGTTCGGCGATCTCCTGGCCGAGGGGAGCCTGCGGCTGGCCACCCGGTTCGGCCACCCCGAGTTGGCGGTGACGGCCCGGGGGCAGGAGTTCCCCGGCTACGATCCCCGGGGCGAGCAGGGCATGGGCCTCGCCTACGCCACCTCGCCCATCGGTGCGTCCCACATGCGGGGGGACCCGGCGTACATCGAGATCCTGGGCGTGCCCACCCTGATCGACCCCCTGGAGTGGAAGGGCAAGGGCGAGCTGGTGGCCGAGTGGCAGAACACCTTCGCCCTGATCGACGCCGCCGGCCTGTGCGTGTTCTTCACGATCCGAAACCTGGTCACCCCCGACCGGCACGTGCGCCCCACCGGCATCCTCGAGCTCCTGAACGCGGCCACCGGCGCCGGGTACACCCTGGAGGAGCTGGAGCGGGCCGGGGAGCGGATCTTCAACGCCGAACGCCTGTTCATGATCCGGGCCGGGTCGGGGGGGAAGGACGACACCCTGCCGCCCCGGATGCTCCGGGAGCCCATGCCCGACGGGCCGGCCAAGGGCATGGTGGTGCACCTGTCCGAGATGCTCGAGGAGTACTACCGGTTCCGGGGTTGGGACGCCGAGGGGAACCCCACCCCAGAGAAGCTCCGGGAACTCGGGCTGGGGTGA
- a CDS encoding aspartate aminotransferase family protein, which translates to MSFVFLRKPGRPYPVAARAEGVWIWDTEGRRYLDGCSSACVVGIGHGVREVEEAALAQRRAVSFVHGATFLTEACERFAARVAGLASDPHLDKVYLVSTGTEAVETAVKLARQYWQEVGEPRRHKVISRWGSYHGNTVGALAYGGHAGRRRPYDPLIPHTPHIEPCYCYRCPYGLQPDRCGLVCAEALDRAVRFEGPETVAAFLAEPVVGATLGAAVPPPGYWPRIREICDAHGILLIADEVLTGAGRTGRGLALEHWGVSADLVTLAKGLASGYAPVGAVLAHAKIHDAIRDGSGAFVHGFTYNQHPVAMAVGDRVLRYLEEHRLIDRAARMGTVLLERLRTLSDLPVVGDVRGIGLLAGIEFVADRDTREPFPAQAGFAWRVGEEARKRGLLTYPGTGCTDGLRGDHVLICPPFVIDEDEISFLVDRLREAVEAAGNPADERGS; encoded by the coding sequence ATGTCTTTCGTGTTCCTCCGGAAGCCCGGGCGCCCCTACCCCGTGGCGGCCCGGGCCGAGGGCGTGTGGATCTGGGACACCGAGGGCCGGCGCTACCTCGACGGGTGCTCCTCGGCCTGCGTGGTGGGCATCGGCCACGGCGTGCGGGAGGTGGAGGAGGCCGCCCTGGCCCAGCGCCGGGCCGTGAGCTTCGTGCACGGCGCCACGTTCCTGACCGAGGCGTGCGAGCGGTTCGCGGCGCGGGTGGCCGGCCTCGCCTCCGACCCCCATCTGGACAAGGTGTATCTCGTGTCCACCGGCACCGAGGCGGTGGAGACGGCGGTGAAGCTCGCCCGCCAGTACTGGCAGGAGGTGGGCGAGCCCAGGCGGCACAAGGTGATCTCCCGCTGGGGCTCGTACCACGGCAACACCGTGGGCGCGCTGGCCTACGGAGGCCATGCGGGCCGGCGGCGGCCCTATGACCCCCTCATCCCCCACACCCCCCACATCGAGCCGTGCTACTGCTACCGGTGCCCCTACGGGCTGCAGCCCGACCGGTGCGGCCTGGTGTGCGCCGAGGCCCTGGACCGTGCGGTGCGGTTCGAGGGCCCGGAGACCGTGGCCGCGTTCCTGGCCGAGCCGGTCGTGGGCGCCACCCTGGGCGCGGCCGTACCCCCGCCGGGCTACTGGCCCCGCATCCGGGAGATCTGCGACGCACACGGCATCCTCCTGATCGCGGACGAGGTGCTCACCGGAGCCGGCCGCACCGGCAGGGGGCTGGCGCTGGAGCACTGGGGCGTCTCGGCGGACCTCGTGACCCTGGCCAAGGGGCTCGCGAGCGGGTACGCGCCGGTGGGCGCGGTGCTCGCCCACGCGAAGATCCACGATGCCATCCGGGACGGATCAGGGGCCTTCGTCCACGGGTTCACCTACAACCAGCACCCGGTCGCCATGGCGGTGGGGGACCGGGTGCTCCGGTACCTGGAGGAGCACCGTCTGATCGACCGGGCCGCCCGGATGGGCACGGTGCTCCTCGAGCGGCTCCGTACCCTCTCGGACCTGCCCGTGGTGGGCGACGTGCGGGGCATCGGTCTCCTGGCCGGGATCGAGTTCGTGGCCGACCGGGATACCCGGGAGCCGTTTCCGGCCCAAGCCGGCTTCGCCTGGAGGGTGGGGGAGGAGGCCCGGAAGCGCGGGCTTCTCACCTACCCCGGCACCGGCTGCACGGACGGCCTCCGGGGTGACCACGTGCTGATCTGCCCGCCGTTCGTGATCGACGAAGACGAGATCTCGTTCCTGGTGGACCGCCTGCGGGAGGCCGTGGAGGCCGCCGGCAACCCCGCGGATGAACGCGGTTCCTGA
- a CDS encoding ABC transporter ATP-binding protein yields MALLEIRGLQTYFKTPQGTARAVDGVDLTVREGEVLGVVGESGCGKSVMALSVLRLLPRPPAFFAGGQIRFRGTDLLRLSDEEIRRIRGNRISMIFQEPMTALNPVFTVGNQLSEVFRTHQRLSRAEARQRAVEMLGLVGIPSPQRRYRSYPHEMSGGMRQRVMIAMALACRPDLLLADEPTTALDVTIQAQILDLMKELREQLGTAIVLITHDMGVVAEMADRVAVMYLGRVVEEAETRELFERPLHPYTRGLLRAIPSVSQEKSELFEIPGTVPSPVNLPDGCPFHPRCPDRQEGCRRERPVLEELHAGHRVACWVAQGGSA; encoded by the coding sequence ATGGCCCTCCTCGAGATCCGCGGCCTCCAGACATACTTCAAGACCCCCCAGGGAACCGCCCGTGCGGTGGACGGCGTCGACCTGACGGTGCGCGAGGGGGAGGTGCTGGGGGTGGTCGGCGAGTCGGGGTGCGGCAAGAGCGTCATGGCCCTGTCCGTGCTGCGGCTCCTGCCCCGGCCCCCGGCGTTCTTCGCCGGAGGCCAGATCCGATTCCGGGGCACCGATCTTCTTCGGCTCTCCGACGAGGAGATCCGAAGGATCCGGGGCAACCGGATCAGCATGATCTTCCAAGAGCCCATGACCGCCCTGAACCCCGTGTTCACCGTGGGGAACCAGCTCTCCGAGGTGTTCCGGACGCACCAGCGGCTCTCCCGGGCCGAGGCGCGCCAGCGGGCCGTGGAGATGCTGGGTCTGGTGGGCATCCCTTCCCCCCAGCGCCGGTACCGGTCTTACCCCCACGAGATGTCCGGCGGCATGCGCCAGCGGGTGATGATCGCCATGGCCCTGGCGTGCCGGCCCGACCTGCTGCTCGCGGACGAACCCACCACGGCCCTGGACGTGACGATCCAGGCCCAGATCCTGGACCTGATGAAGGAGCTGCGGGAGCAGCTGGGCACGGCCATCGTGCTCATCACCCACGACATGGGGGTGGTGGCCGAGATGGCCGACCGGGTGGCCGTGATGTACCTGGGCCGGGTGGTCGAGGAGGCCGAGACCCGGGAGCTGTTCGAGCGCCCCCTGCACCCCTACACCCGGGGGCTCTTGCGCGCCATCCCGTCGGTGTCACAGGAGAAGAGCGAGCTGTTCGAGATCCCGGGCACCGTTCCGAGCCCGGTGAACCTGCCCGACGGGTGTCCGTTCCACCCGCGGTGCCCCGACCGCCAGGAGGGGTGCCGGCGCGAGCGGCCCGTGCTGGAGGAGCTCCATGCCGGCCACCGGGTCGCCTGCTGGGTGGCCCAGGGGGGAAGCGCCTGA
- a CDS encoding ABC transporter ATP-binding protein, whose translation MAPLLEVRDLVKHFPVRTGFFGRRTARVHAVDGISLTLNEGEVLGLVGESGCGKSTAGRAILRLIEPTSGTIRFDGRDVLALSPQELRPLRREMQIVFQDPFGSLNPRLTVGQIVEEPLRTHHWGRRSEQRDRVAEALRTVGLLPEHMDRFPHEFSGGQRQRIAIARALVLQPRLVVADEPVSALDVSVQAQVLNLLKRLQAEMGVAYLFVSHDLGVVRHMSHRVAVMYLGRIVEEGPTRALFEDPLHPYTRALLEAVPHPDPGRRGSRPAVLRGDVPSPLNPPTGCRFHPRCPERMDVCGREMPPCTEIRPGHVVGCHLYASGTGRRKAGRRPLVSTQGKEEEP comes from the coding sequence ATGGCCCCCCTCCTGGAGGTCCGGGACCTGGTCAAGCACTTCCCGGTGCGTACGGGTTTTTTCGGCCGTCGAACCGCACGGGTGCACGCGGTGGACGGCATCTCCCTCACCCTGAACGAGGGGGAGGTCCTCGGCCTGGTGGGCGAGTCCGGCTGCGGCAAGTCCACGGCCGGCCGCGCCATCCTCCGGCTGATCGAGCCCACCTCCGGCACCATCCGGTTCGACGGCCGGGACGTGCTCGCCCTCTCCCCCCAGGAACTCCGGCCGCTTCGGCGGGAGATGCAGATCGTGTTCCAGGACCCGTTCGGGTCCCTGAACCCCCGGCTCACCGTGGGCCAGATCGTGGAGGAGCCCCTGCGCACCCACCACTGGGGCCGCCGGAGCGAACAGCGGGACCGGGTTGCCGAGGCCCTGCGCACGGTGGGGCTCCTTCCCGAGCACATGGACCGGTTCCCCCACGAGTTCTCCGGCGGCCAGCGCCAGCGGATCGCCATCGCCCGGGCCCTGGTGCTGCAGCCCCGTTTGGTGGTGGCGGACGAGCCGGTCTCGGCCCTGGACGTGTCGGTGCAGGCCCAGGTGCTGAACCTGCTCAAGCGCCTCCAGGCGGAGATGGGCGTGGCCTACCTGTTCGTCTCCCACGACCTGGGGGTGGTGCGCCACATGAGCCACCGGGTGGCCGTGATGTACCTGGGCCGGATCGTGGAGGAGGGTCCCACGAGGGCCCTGTTCGAGGACCCGCTCCACCCCTACACCCGGGCCCTGCTCGAGGCCGTGCCCCACCCCGATCCGGGCCGGAGAGGTTCCAGGCCCGCCGTGCTCCGGGGGGACGTGCCGTCGCCCCTGAACCCGCCCACGGGCTGCCGGTTCCATCCCCGGTGCCCCGAGCGCATGGACGTGTGCGGCCGGGAGATGCCTCCCTGCACCGAGATCCGACCGGGCCACGTGGTGGGATGCCACCTGTACGCCTCGGGAACCGGCCGACGGAAAGCGGGCCGTCGGCCCCTCGTCTCCACCCAGGGAAAGGAGGAAGAGCCATGA
- a CDS encoding ABC transporter substrate-binding protein encodes MRHRCFVPLFAAVCLVLGALPGHARDTDTLVVVQEAEPVGLDLMQSSIQTTMSVCYNIHETLFHPQEDASVKPALAERWEKVDDLTWKIYLRKDAKFHNGEPVTAQAVKFSFDRIMNPDFKSPHRGKLSAFTKLEVIDDYTFTISTEKPYAPGLYILGYYLPIVPPKYVQEVGDTQYNMKPVGAGPYKLAKWVRGQEVVLERFEGYYGPKPAYKRVVFRGVPEEAARIAAVLTGEADVVSGIPVHQRKRILESGKAYLTNQMGVMPYLGLNTYKPPFDDVRVRQAMNYAINRELINKALFDGKAILCAGPISPRTFGADPTLKPYPYDPEKAKKLLAEAGYPDGFEARLAYPTYMSQIQEQAEAIAADLAKVGVRVKLEPFERSVMWQRYKQRKHQMYIYWWDDAPEPDRYMYALFHSKSRDYYYKNPKVDELLDKGRTILDRQERAKVYHQIDRLLYEDAPWVYLYVVPEVFAVANDVDYQGRRDGFLNMRWAKPKK; translated from the coding sequence ATGAGACACCGCTGCTTCGTTCCGTTGTTCGCGGCCGTCTGCCTGGTGCTCGGCGCGCTCCCGGGCCACGCCCGGGACACCGACACCCTCGTGGTGGTCCAGGAGGCCGAGCCCGTGGGCCTGGACCTCATGCAGAGCTCCATCCAGACCACGATGAGCGTGTGCTACAACATCCACGAGACCCTGTTCCACCCCCAGGAGGACGCCTCGGTCAAACCGGCCCTGGCCGAGCGGTGGGAAAAGGTGGACGACCTCACCTGGAAGATCTACCTGCGCAAGGACGCCAAGTTCCACAACGGCGAACCGGTGACCGCCCAGGCCGTGAAGTTCTCCTTCGACCGGATCATGAACCCCGACTTCAAGTCCCCCCACCGGGGCAAGCTCTCCGCGTTCACCAAGCTGGAGGTGATCGACGACTACACCTTCACCATCTCCACGGAGAAGCCCTACGCGCCGGGCCTGTACATCCTGGGGTACTACCTGCCGATCGTGCCCCCCAAGTACGTCCAGGAGGTGGGGGACACCCAGTACAACATGAAGCCCGTGGGCGCCGGCCCGTACAAGCTGGCCAAGTGGGTCCGGGGTCAGGAGGTGGTGCTGGAGCGGTTCGAGGGGTACTACGGCCCCAAGCCCGCTTACAAGCGGGTGGTCTTCCGGGGGGTGCCCGAGGAGGCGGCGCGCATCGCTGCGGTGCTCACGGGCGAGGCCGACGTGGTGAGCGGCATCCCGGTCCATCAGCGCAAGCGGATCCTCGAGTCGGGCAAGGCCTACCTCACGAACCAGATGGGGGTGATGCCGTACCTGGGGCTCAACACGTACAAGCCCCCGTTCGACGACGTGCGGGTGCGCCAGGCCATGAACTACGCCATCAACCGCGAGCTCATCAACAAGGCCCTGTTCGACGGTAAGGCCATCCTGTGCGCCGGCCCCATCAGCCCCCGCACCTTTGGCGCGGACCCCACCCTGAAGCCCTACCCCTACGATCCTGAAAAGGCGAAGAAGCTCCTGGCCGAGGCCGGCTATCCCGACGGGTTCGAGGCCCGGTTGGCGTACCCCACCTACATGTCCCAGATCCAGGAGCAGGCCGAGGCCATCGCCGCCGACCTGGCCAAGGTGGGGGTGCGGGTGAAGCTGGAGCCGTTCGAACGGTCCGTGATGTGGCAGCGGTACAAGCAGCGCAAGCACCAGATGTACATCTACTGGTGGGACGACGCCCCCGAACCCGACCGGTACATGTACGCCCTGTTCCACTCCAAGAGCCGCGACTACTACTACAAGAACCCCAAGGTGGACGAACTGCTCGACAAGGGGCGCACCATCCTCGACCGCCAGGAGCGGGCCAAGGTGTATCACCAGATCGACCGGCTTCTGTACGAGGACGCCCCCTGGGTCTACCTGTACGTGGTCCCCGAGGTGTTCGCGGTGGCCAACGACGTGGACTACCAGGGCCGGCGCGACGGCTTCCTGAACATGCGCTGGGCCAAGCCCAAGAAGTAG